The stretch of DNA ACATATCACAACATAGATCAAATAAAATCGACTTTTTACTAATGAGACATGACCCTTAAAAATTGTTATACCCAACTccatttggatggtgagaaTATCTCGGatcatctgtaaatagtaatgaaatagtttgtaaataatagtaaaataatagttaatactctataaatagtagtaaaacaGTCAAACACTCGACCTTTAGACTTAAATGAACTATCCAAAAACCAAGATCTCTAGCATTTCAGCCCACCCTTTTTGGTTAATGGGACACACGCAAGTATTGAAGAATTTGAGGTTGGTCAacaagatgaagatgaaaagggAGGTCATCTCACAGATGACAGGTCAACTGCGGCTTTTACAGCTAATTGGCTTGTCGCAAGGGCGTAGGAAAATCTAATTGAGGATGAAGCATGAAACTAGCTGAGGTACTAACAATGTTTGTAGAATAATATCTCACTATACCTTTCACCATCATCCTCCCACAATCCCATAAcgtgatattaaattattaaaaactatttatcaTATTCTACATCTAGGCTAATTATTTAATGCATCGAATGATGTTGGgagaatgataataaaaataagacaaatagaagttttcttattttattgttgTAACAAACGAATTGGCAGCACTGATGCTAAGGATCCCAGCAGAGCACTTGTATTCTGAACTCTGATCAGGTCTTTACTTGGGATTTCATACCTTCCGGACTAGCTTTCCCTTTGAGGGGAGAGTGTGAGATTGTAGAAAACTCATTCTGTGCAcaatattaaacaaaatggtAATCTCATCCCCACCATAAAAGAATACTATCCAGTAATCTCCAAAGCGTTACAGAAGCATTTTGTGGTGGATGAGCATGACCCGAAATTGCCAGATCTCACAGCAGCACAGCACAATCATGGCATGAGCATTCAGGTTAATATGTAGGAAAATACGACATATTATCCTGTCTGTTGATCCCATCATGTATTTACCAAAATTCTCAAGGTTCCTTTGTCAATTAGTGGATACCATCCTTAAACAATTCGATGAACGCACTTAAATGAAAACCAAGTTCAGAAGCCCTTAAAACCCAATATTCTTTATAAATCATGAGCCAATCAGCCGTGGCTCTAATGACGCTTTTCTCCTGTTACAAGGCTGGAGCGGATTTTGATCTCTTGCATTATAGACACATTGATGCTAGTCACttaaccacacacacacacacagagacatATACGTCATGTATCAAATCTGTGTCCACctgagtaaaaataaaaataaaaatcgccACCTTCCATgcagcaaaataaattttgcaaaTAGGACTTAACGGGCTTAAAGTTATACTATATATGTTACACATCAACAATCAGACGTGCATAAATGTTAATCCAAGTAATTCTATATTATAGAAAATGCACTAATGTGCACGCGCgcagagggggagagagagagagaggtatcaCCTCCACAAGATTCTTTAATATGATCATCTTGAACAGATTTGCACCCTTTAATTTACATTCAGGCAGAGGCAATGAAGTGAACACCCTAGGATACATGATAACCAGCACAAAGCAATAATGGAAGAAcaaaaatggatggaaaaaataatgatgcaCCTGGTACTGGAAGTTGAAAGGCTTTAGTCAGGATACTCAAAAGTCATAATCTTGGTGTCATGTCCTCTTCCTGCAACTCAGCCTCCTTGCAGTTGCAACCAAAAATGTACTTGGCCTCATTCATCAGTAAACAAACCACGCCTTCCCAAGGCAACAAGATCAAGAAGCATTCTTCTGGCATTATAAACTGGATTTCGTTCAATCAAACATCCCCTCTCATATGCTTCTCTCAAAAAGACAGTATGTCTCTTTCCCTTGGTGGACAAATAAAATATTCCCGGATGATCCAAGAATAAATCCCTAATATTTAAGTCAATCCCAAACCATTTCCTAAAATGGCTGATTTTCTCCACTTCCACCATCTTCTCCACTGTCAAGCTCAAGAATTCATGAACGATTGCAACAGCCCGTTTCTCCAGTGTCATCATTCCAGCCTTAGCCCTCTCCTCTCCCATCTCCTCGTATGGTCCCACATAAGGCAGTCTCTGCCACTGTTTAACCTTGGCCCTAAAATTCTTGCTCAACTTCATACCTGGAGGGTACTCATGCTTAAAACTATATCTCATTTCCATCCTATCAACGCTGCAGTCCTGCTTACAACACTCCCCAACCCTCCAATTCTCAACTGCTGCCGCATAGCGACAACTAGGACTCACATCAGCCAGTTTCAAGATATGCGTACTGGGTTCATGAGCATCACAAAGCTGAAAAAGATGAGAGTTTTGAGCTATCACCGAGTCCTCAAAATCATCAGGAAGTCCAAGTTCCCTCCAAACTTTGAAAATGGCACGAAGTGGCAACATTTTGGATTGGCACATTGACAGAAGCCGTAACAAACGGTCAACAACAAGTGGCAACGAAGCATTAATAACCTCTGCTTCAAGGCACGAGATCTCAAAAGCAGCATCGGTTAATCTACAGAAGGGCTGGGACTTGGTGGGATTATAGAAAATGTGGAAAATGTGAGGATATTTGCGTAGGAAGGCAGGGGCACCGCGGTTGAGGTGGAGCCTTTGGGAGAGCCTGGACAAGAAGTCAAGAGATACACATTCGTTCTTTGGGTTTGCAAGGATGAGGTCTTGGATGGCAATCACTTTGACAAGGTGTTTGTACTTGTCCATCAGTTTCTCAAAGACAGGGTCTCTAGCTCTTGATGCTACATACTGGGAAGAGGTCACTTTCGACCGGACACCCATGGAAGGCTGGTGGGGGTATTTGGTTATGAAATTGATGATGTGGGTCCTCATTATCATGCACTATTAGCTACGATATTCACCTATCTCTATGTTACTCCCAGCTGAGACTTTTCTCAAATAAGACATGCCCAATAATTGGTTTTGACAAACAGGGGCCATTCACGTTATTCTGGTCAGACACAACGAGCACAATGTTACACATCTCACAAGTCTATCTGCACAGCCACAGGATTGAAATACAACACACAATATTAtcgagagaagagagagagatctcgTACCTGCCGGTGAAGAGAGGCAGCAGTGACGAAGGCATTCCGACGGGGTGAAGGGCGACGTCGGCGAGGGGGGAGGAAGGTGAGGGGTGCGATGAAGGGCGAGGAAGGTGAGGGTGCTACAGAGAGAGGAAGATGACTGGGCTGCGGTGAAGGGCGAAGTGGGCGAGGAGCGAGGAAGGTTCGGCGGCGACGTCAGAAAAGGGTTGAAAAATAGGGAGGTGGGGTTGGCGAAGCACGGGTTGAAGGGGaggggggaaagagagagagaaaaaaaaaaaaaaagacacgtGACAAGTATGCTATATCAGTTTTGGAATCGATTTGTTGGATCTGTGTCTTGGACTCTTGTGTCTCTAGCCCGCCCTCAAAGACTCGACAGTGAACCCCAAAACAAATACCAATCAAgtaaaaaaccaaaatataacCTGTCCTCTGATCAGATGAACCGATTTCCCGTCCCAAGGACAACCAGATTATAATCCCCAAAAAGCTGGGAATACCCTTCATCAAAGGCCATTATTTGCAAATTCCTGGGTGACCCAGAAGCAAGAACCACATGTAGAAAGCAATAGACCAGGAGAAGTAAACCCAGATGAGAGCACTCCGTCGTCTTTATGATATTTGAGTCTGTAGGGGGGAAAAGCTAGCAGATATTACCGTTTTGTTacaatatgtgtgtgtatatttaatatatatagggtagtaaaaatactaaaagaagATATGGAAGAGTGCTGGGTAAGGAGAAAGAGAAGTCTGGAGTCTAGAATACGCGTCTCCACAGCTAAATGGAGAGAGCCGAAGAGACAAACGAGAAGGAAAGACCTGAGGGTAAGGGGAAGAGGTCCCTTTTATTGGTGTGAGTGACCGAGTGAAAGAGGTAGTAGCCGTTCACATGAGGAGACAGttttccatcttttttctttttgtctgcatcatttttatttttatttttttgataaaaggaTGTCATGTATTGATAGATGCTTTAAACCAAAGCTTGAATACAATGTGGAACGAAGTCAAAAGAAGTGGTATAACCACTGATGCTAAGCATCCTTACTTAAGGCATGAGCAACAGAATTGTTTGCTCTTACAGTGTGCCTTGCTGACCAAAATGCAAGAGTAGTTCTTGTATCTGCTATCATCTGGCATGCATAGGTGTGCATATCCGATGTTGAGTTCAACCCAATGACAACCTGCAATGAATCTCCCTCCATGATAACGTTGTGATAGCAAACATACTTGCAAAAAAGGGATGTTTGTAGTGCAGCGAAAGCTTCAGCCAGTAATGGGTCAGGAAACAAGCTATGTTGCATCCTCATGGTTGCAAGAACCTGTCCCTCACTATCCCTTATGATAGCACCCACACCCACCTTGCAAGAGGTTTTGTCAAGAGCCGCATTCCAATTCAACTTGAGTGTTCCTTGAGGTAGAGCTTCCCACTTTGTATATTGCCGCTTGATGTTTGTAAAGGCCCTCTACTGCTGAGAGATCCGTTGCAATTCTTCCGTTAGGTGAACTAGTTGCTGGGCAACAGCGGAAGGGTGTAGGAACAGCTCCTTGAACACCATGTCATTCCTTCTTTTCCATATAAGCCATGAGGTAATGGTGAATGACATTAGTTTCTCATGCTCCAGGGTCTCTATAAAGCCTTCAAATAGATCTTTGAGTTGATGATATTGAGGGCTTCCCTTCTGTAGCTTTCTTATGCTTTGGCCCCACACATCTCTCGCTGAGGGGCAATCCCATACGATGTGCTCCACTATTTCTGGTTGTTGCTTGCATATTAGGCATGATGGGTCCTCCAAAACCTTTCTCTTGAGCAAATTGGCTTGAGTAGGTAAAGCATTGAGGCATGCTCTCCAGGGAAAGGTTTTTACTATATTGGGAATGTTCAAGTTCCAGAGCTTGGTCCAAGGGTCCTTAAAGTTGCTTGGGTTAGAAGATTGACCCAACTGTTGGTTGTTCAGCTCAGTGAGCAAATGATATGCACTATTTACACTGAATTTACCTGAGTTTGTGCTCCTCCAAATTAGTCTGTCAAGCTTGGGATAGGGGCTTCGGGGGATTTCCCTAATGAGTTTAGCTTCCTCCTTTGAAAAGATAGCATTAATCATGTCAACTTTCCATTGGTTTGCTATTTTATCAATGAGAAAAGAGACTTTGGTATCAACTTGTAAGAATCTGATGGAACTTTAAGGCTTGAAGGTTGACTATCTAGGGAGCCATCTGTCATTCCATATCTCAGTTGATTCACCATCTCCTATCCTCCATATTAGGCCTTCATGAAGCAGGGATCGAGCAGCTAGAAAGCTCTACCATAGGTAACATGTGTTTTGACCTAGTTTTGCTGACAAATAAGGTCTGTTTAAGTACTTCTCCTTCAAAACCTGAGCTACAAGTGATCCTAATTTAGATACAATTCTCCAACCTTGCTTAGCTAGGAGAGCTAAGTTGAAGTTAGCAAAGTCTCTTAGCCCATGACCCCTATTGCACTTAGCTCTTTTCATTTGGTTCCAATGAACCCAGTGAATTTTATGCTCTTATGATTGCTGCCTACACCAGGAACTTCAAACCAGTTTGCTTTACAGGTGGGCAGCGAGAGCCCGCCCCCCCCTTACCCCGCCCCCGTCCACCCCACCACCACATGGGCAGGCGGGCTACCCCGCATCCACTATATGGGGGCGGGTTGACCCCAGCGAGGCCCCACCCCCTCCCCTCTCTCCGTACCCCTcccatttttaatataaaaaattataatttttaatatttatataaatatattatatatagatacatacaatttgttaaaaacttgaagttgaattcaagttaatggattgttttggcctcctaggccaaccattatataggaagtcaaagtaatacaatagtcatacttagcaatgtgggacttacagGTTGGCCTAAGAGgccaagacaatccaaaatacaactctaatgagtttatattttttgaatgtataaatttcaatttacaatttaaattatattataatttgggtttaATTTTAGACCCAAAAAATTTTTTAGACCTGATGTGTCATGGGGTTGAGCGGGGGAGGGGTGGGGCGGGGTGCGGTTTCAATCCCACCTCCAGGTGCGGGGTGGAGGGCCCAACCCCCGCCTCTAGGGGTGGGGCATGGTAGGaaaccctccccccccccccccctccccggGGAGTTGGCATGCAGGTAACACCCCAAGTTTGTTTAATCCATGTACAAGCTGccttagaaatttaaaaatacctATACAATAGGTGGGGATAGCTTATATGACTGCTTTGATCCGAATTTCCTTGCCTGCATGGGAGAGGAACTTGGTCTTCTAGTTGGTAAGCTTGGCCTGCACCCTATCCAGGATGTGTTTGAACGATTGAGTTCGAGATCTACCAAGAAGAGCTGGAAGACCTAGGTACTTTTCATAGGAGTTGGTACCCCTGACCCCTGCAATGCTAGTTATGATCTCTTTAGTCTCCTTCCTTGTGTTTTTATTGAAGTAGATTGAGGTTTTCTCTTTGTTTACCCTTTGTCCTGAAGCATTGTCACAGTTATCCAGCAAGAAAAATAATCTACTCCATTCAATTGAGTTTGCTTTGCAAAAATGTATGCTGTCATTTGCAAAAAAACAAGTGGTTAATGGAAAGTTTTTTCTTCCTAATAGGCAGACCATTAATAATCCCAGATTTTTTAGCTTGTTTAATCATGCAACTAAGCACTTTTGTGCATAGGAAAAACCAGGTAGGGGATATAGGACCCCCTTGCCTAATACCACTTGAAGGGAGGAAAGACTCTTGAGGGACTCCACTGAGTATGAGGGAGTAGGAGACTTAGCTTACACACTTCATTATATTGTCAATCCACTTCCTTTCAAAACCAAGTTGTTGCATTACAAATTTTAGGATGGTTCACTCTATTTTatcataggccttgctcatgtcGAGCTTATGGGCCATGAAACCATCCCTTCCCTTCAATTTTGCCTCTATAGTATGGAGAGATTCGAAAGCCACAATAATATTGTCTGTAATGAGCCTTCCAAGAACAAAGGCTGTTTGAGTTGGTGAGATAATGTCTGGCAGGATTTGTTTCATCCTATTAGCCAAATTTTTTAcaatgattttgtaaaaaacATTGCATAGGCTTATGGGCCTGAAGTCAATCACCTGGGTGGGGGAGGGTTTTGTTGGAATCAATGCAATTAGGGTCTCATTCATGGTGTTAGACCAACTTCCTTCAT from Juglans microcarpa x Juglans regia isolate MS1-56 chromosome 3S, Jm3101_v1.0, whole genome shotgun sequence encodes:
- the LOC121258130 gene encoding protein ROOT PRIMORDIUM DEFECTIVE 1 codes for the protein MIMRTHIINFITKYPHQPSMGVRSKVTSSQYVASRARDPVFEKLMDKYKHLVKVIAIQDLILANPKNECVSLDFLSRLSQRLHLNRGAPAFLRKYPHIFHIFYNPTKSQPFCRLTDAAFEISCLEAEVINASLPLVVDRLLRLLSMCQSKMLPLRAIFKVWRELGLPDDFEDSVIAQNSHLFQLCDAHEPSTHILKLADVSPSCRYAAAVENWRVGECCKQDCSVDRMEMRYSFKHEYPPGMKLSKNFRAKVKQWQRLPYVGPYEEMGEERAKAGMMTLEKRAVAIVHEFLSLTVEKMVEVEKISHFRKWFGIDLNIRDLFLDHPGIFYLSTKGKRHTVFLREAYERGCLIERNPVYNARRMLLDLVALGRRGLFTDE